In Xenorhabdus nematophila ATCC 19061, one DNA window encodes the following:
- a CDS encoding fimbrial biogenesis chaperone, protein MLKRFLIVLLLSLPVIFVSPVYAGVALGSTRVIYEASQREATISVINSGKEDVYLIQSWVDMFTPTTEASDRKAPFLVTPPLFRLDGEQENRLRIILTNDALPRDRESVFWLNVKAIPAVEKNNANRLLISVKNRIKLFYRPAGAGLTEEQAGHAYQQLTFSRQGGQLVVQNPTPFYISFYDIMIDGQSVPETGMVSPFSSKQWPLPAGSGNTVIWRAINDFGGTTEPQSQTLSS, encoded by the coding sequence ATGTTAAAACGTTTTTTGATCGTGCTGTTACTGTCCCTGCCTGTTATTTTCGTTTCCCCCGTTTATGCTGGCGTGGCGCTCGGTAGTACCCGGGTCATTTATGAAGCTTCTCAGCGTGAAGCGACTATTTCCGTCATTAATTCTGGCAAGGAAGATGTTTACCTTATTCAGTCTTGGGTCGATATGTTTACACCAACGACAGAAGCATCTGATCGTAAAGCACCATTTTTAGTCACACCGCCTTTATTTCGTCTGGATGGTGAACAAGAAAACCGCCTGCGAATTATTCTGACAAATGACGCCTTACCACGGGATCGTGAATCTGTCTTCTGGCTGAACGTTAAAGCCATTCCTGCTGTGGAAAAGAATAATGCAAATCGTCTGCTGATATCGGTGAAAAACCGGATAAAACTCTTTTATCGACCTGCTGGCGCTGGTTTAACAGAAGAACAGGCGGGTCATGCCTATCAGCAGCTGACTTTTTCCCGACAGGGCGGGCAACTGGTGGTGCAGAATCCAACTCCTTTTTATATTTCATTCTATGACATTATGATCGACGGACAATCTGTACCAGAAACCGGTATGGTATCCCCGTTTAGCAGCAAACAATGGCCTTTACCCGCCGGTTCCGGCAATACCGTGATCTGGCGGGCCATCAATGATTTTGGCGGTACAACTGAGCCACAGTCTCAGACACTATCATCTTAG
- a CDS encoding fimbria/pilus outer membrane usher protein, with the protein MRWIAFTARGWLRLFLLIGFLPVFGYSSDYFDLDALEIHDPSMPLPDLSYFAEKGGSAPGIYRVDIRVNGQDKGEQDVRFVQGASKKLQPVLSVQQLIDWGVNVAAFPGLNADMLITDLADTIPYANTTLQFSQQTLLISFPQAAMTAEARGAIDSSLWQQGEPALWMNYDLSGAETRNKIGPDTKSFYLNLRSGLNWGAWRLRNYSTYHQGNSSESRWENLNTYLQRDIHFLKSQLVIGETNTRGELFSGFAFRGATLMSDDNMLPDSQRGFAPVVRGIAESNAQITIRQNGYMIYQAYVPPGAFIIDDLYPTSSGGDLDVVIREADGRERHFVQSFSSAPVMLREGRFKYNLTAGEYRNSHEHARRPVFMQSEVYYGLPHATTVYSGTLLSANYQAYAIGVGHSFGHWGSLSFDITQSQADIIDEGQKQGWLYRTQYTKNFEQTGTNLSLVSYYYSSPHFYDLPAANYQAGYDKPSSQSKHKFQLTLSQNLSDYGSVYFSGDWQNHWGKDSSTRRFNVGYSVNYADINYTLNYTQNMSSNNSTADKQLAFNIQIPLDRWLRNSWANYSINHNRRGDINQSIGLSGTALDNGVLGYSLQQRYGNNGQSDNGNIHLSYKARYGELSGGYNYNDSSKQMNYGLRGGIVTHRHGVTLSQPLGETIVLVKTPGAAGVKINGYSGVETDGQGHAVLPYVSAYHRNRIALSPDSFGKGVEIESNIQTVIPTQGAMVVADFRTWVGHRVLFTLTHQGKPIPFGAMAALYEENKVNKENKTSSHSTNQSIVGNGGEVYFGGIPEQGQLSVQWGGEPFSQCKASFVLPKSEAPVISIHENCQ; encoded by the coding sequence ATGCGTTGGATTGCTTTTACTGCCCGCGGCTGGTTACGGTTATTTTTGCTGATCGGATTTTTACCGGTATTTGGGTATTCCAGTGACTATTTTGATCTTGATGCACTGGAGATTCATGATCCGTCCATGCCGCTGCCTGATTTGAGTTATTTTGCAGAAAAAGGCGGGAGTGCACCGGGGATCTACCGTGTTGATATCCGTGTCAATGGTCAGGATAAAGGTGAGCAAGATGTCCGGTTTGTGCAGGGCGCCAGCAAGAAGCTGCAACCCGTCTTATCGGTTCAGCAACTGATTGACTGGGGAGTCAATGTAGCCGCTTTCCCCGGTTTGAACGCAGATATGTTGATCACTGATTTGGCTGATACCATTCCTTATGCCAATACCACGTTACAGTTTAGTCAACAAACACTGTTGATTAGTTTTCCTCAGGCGGCCATGACAGCTGAAGCGCGCGGTGCGATTGATTCGTCACTTTGGCAGCAGGGTGAACCCGCGCTATGGATGAACTACGATCTTAGTGGTGCTGAAACCCGGAATAAAATCGGCCCTGATACCAAAAGTTTCTATCTGAATCTGCGCAGTGGATTAAACTGGGGTGCCTGGCGTTTACGGAATTATTCTACTTATCACCAAGGCAATAGCAGTGAGTCGCGTTGGGAAAATCTTAATACGTATCTGCAACGCGATATTCATTTTCTGAAAAGCCAGTTGGTGATTGGTGAGACCAATACACGGGGAGAATTGTTTAGCGGATTTGCTTTCCGTGGTGCCACTCTGATGTCTGATGATAATATGCTGCCGGACAGCCAGCGGGGTTTTGCTCCCGTGGTGCGGGGAATAGCAGAAAGTAATGCCCAAATCACCATTCGTCAGAACGGGTACATGATTTATCAGGCTTATGTTCCACCCGGCGCTTTTATCATTGATGATCTTTATCCGACTTCTTCTGGTGGTGATTTGGATGTGGTTATTCGGGAAGCGGATGGCCGTGAGCGGCATTTTGTTCAATCCTTTTCATCCGCGCCCGTCATGCTGAGAGAAGGGAGATTCAAATACAACCTGACAGCAGGAGAATACCGCAATTCACATGAACATGCCCGCCGGCCGGTTTTTATGCAGAGCGAAGTCTATTATGGTCTGCCTCATGCCACAACGGTGTATAGTGGCACGTTACTGTCTGCGAACTATCAGGCTTATGCCATCGGTGTGGGACATAGCTTTGGTCATTGGGGTTCTTTGTCTTTTGATATCACACAGTCGCAGGCTGATATTATTGATGAAGGTCAAAAACAGGGTTGGCTTTACCGGACACAGTACACCAAAAACTTTGAGCAGACGGGAACTAACCTGTCTTTGGTCAGTTATTATTACTCTTCACCGCATTTTTATGATTTACCGGCGGCTAATTATCAGGCTGGGTATGACAAGCCATCATCTCAAAGTAAACATAAATTTCAGCTCACTCTGAGTCAAAATCTGTCGGATTACGGCAGTGTCTATTTTTCCGGTGACTGGCAGAATCACTGGGGGAAGGACAGCTCAACCCGTCGTTTTAATGTCGGGTATAGTGTGAATTATGCCGATATCAATTATACCCTGAATTACACCCAAAATATGAGTTCAAATAACTCAACAGCCGACAAGCAACTGGCTTTTAATATACAAATTCCGCTCGATCGCTGGCTGCGGAACAGTTGGGCTAACTACAGTATCAATCATAACCGCCGGGGCGATATCAACCAATCAATTGGATTGAGTGGTACGGCTCTGGATAACGGTGTTCTGGGTTATTCTCTGCAACAGCGTTACGGTAATAACGGTCAGAGTGACAATGGTAATATTCATCTCAGTTATAAAGCCCGTTATGGTGAGTTGTCCGGTGGATATAACTACAACGATAGCTCGAAGCAGATGAATTACGGACTCAGGGGCGGGATAGTTACCCATCGCCATGGCGTGACATTATCCCAACCGTTGGGTGAGACGATTGTTCTGGTCAAAACACCCGGTGCTGCCGGCGTTAAGATTAACGGTTATAGCGGTGTTGAAACGGATGGGCAAGGTCATGCTGTCTTGCCTTATGTCAGTGCTTATCATCGTAACCGGATTGCGCTGTCTCCGGACTCTTTTGGCAAGGGAGTAGAAATTGAGTCTAATATCCAGACTGTTATTCCGACACAGGGAGCGATGGTCGTAGCTGATTTCCGCACATGGGTTGGTCACCGAGTCCTGTTCACTTTGACTCACCAAGGTAAACCGATTCCTTTTGGCGCAATGGCTGCTTTGTATGAAGAAAATAAAGTGAATAAAGAAAATAAAACTAGCTCCCATAGCACAAATCAAAGCATTGTTGGCAATGGAGGCGAAGTTTATTTCGGTGGCATACCGGAACAGGGACAGTTGTCTGTTCAATGGGGGGGTGAGCCGTTTTCTCAGTGTAAAGCGAGTTTTGTTTTGCCAAAAAGTGAAGCTCCGGTAATTTCAATACATGAAAATTGTCAATGA
- the flgM gene encoding flagellar biosynthesis anti-sigma factor FlgM, with protein MSIERTQPLLAMAALQQRNANEGAQSIRRTVAVAEKSADTQVKLSEAQKKLVQPSSQDINIQKVQQLKEAIAKGTLAMDSGKIADALFREALENMEYDK; from the coding sequence ATGAGTATTGAACGCACTCAACCTCTACTGGCTATGGCTGCTTTACAGCAACGCAATGCCAATGAAGGTGCTCAGAGCATTCGCAGAACTGTGGCTGTCGCAGAAAAAAGCGCCGATACACAAGTCAAGCTGAGCGAAGCACAGAAAAAGCTCGTTCAGCCAAGCAGTCAGGATATTAATATCCAAAAAGTACAACAATTGAAAGAAGCCATTGCGAAGGGAACACTGGCAATGGACAGCGGTAAAATTGCCGATGCCCTGTTCAGAGAAGCCCTTGAAAATATGGAATATGATAAATAA
- a CDS encoding fimbrial protein, whose translation MNLLKLFIAVVIFGSMAAPASSGTISFTGRIINGTCSATAAPTTLALDEVNVSQLASDGAAAGEKPFKINLTNCGLSSATPKVKVKFDNLGANNLLTNASGTGKATNVGIGMYEDDGTTQITKTGFSKLLNVGLNQADEFKFKAKYVATGAATIGTVQATTTFTLHYE comes from the coding sequence ATGAATTTATTAAAATTATTTATCGCAGTAGTTATTTTTGGCTCAATGGCTGCGCCTGCTTCTAGTGGCACAATTAGCTTTACAGGGAGAATTATTAACGGAACGTGTAGTGCCACAGCAGCACCGACCACGTTGGCGTTGGATGAGGTAAATGTAAGCCAGTTGGCATCAGATGGTGCTGCTGCTGGTGAGAAACCCTTTAAGATTAATTTGACAAATTGTGGGCTAAGTAGTGCTACACCAAAGGTTAAAGTAAAGTTCGATAATCTGGGTGCGAATAATTTGCTGACAAATGCAAGCGGTACAGGTAAAGCAACAAATGTTGGTATTGGTATGTATGAGGATGATGGTACTACTCAGATTACCAAAACGGGTTTTAGTAAACTTCTTAATGTAGGCTTGAATCAGGCAGATGAATTTAAATTCAAGGCTAAATATGTGGCTACAGGCGCGGCTACAATAGGTACAGTGCAAGCCACCACGACCTTTACACTACACTACGAGTAA
- a CDS encoding fimbrial protein gives MKVFIYPWLLLTSVFFVGKVYANCTVNLDPPGKQEVILSSSNISSGESVLSTARQGTVACTGVANATHRIQVYILQLNSAEYKLGDSGLAYTVKVSDKSSSPEYTDTMVKNAQGFYKNLLEIKKDESINIPIELVFSYYKIGKVKAGLYQLNQAFLNISLEYWDDRSQGHILPRSESGLSSDYITIKVPSCTIGKTVIDVDLPSVTMAQLPVPGSTAAEKEFNIPLTCEADAKVYVTLQKRMQGAVRNHPDIIKNKMGDNMAKGVGIQILNNKSEPITLGKKIQYFEKTKAGANFISLIARYYRYADDRHFKTGDVNVSATFTVSYQ, from the coding sequence ATGAAAGTATTTATTTATCCGTGGTTATTGCTGACCTCGGTGTTTTTTGTGGGCAAAGTTTATGCCAATTGTACTGTAAATCTGGATCCGCCAGGGAAACAGGAAGTAATTCTTTCGTCATCTAATATTTCTTCTGGCGAAAGTGTACTGTCTACAGCCAGACAGGGTACTGTTGCATGTACAGGAGTCGCAAATGCTACTCATAGGATACAGGTCTATATTCTTCAATTGAATTCTGCAGAATATAAACTGGGCGATAGTGGTCTTGCATATACTGTCAAAGTATCGGATAAATCTTCATCACCGGAATATACAGATACTATGGTAAAAAATGCACAAGGGTTTTACAAGAATTTGTTAGAGATCAAAAAAGATGAAAGTATCAATATACCGATTGAGCTTGTATTTAGCTATTACAAAATTGGAAAAGTAAAGGCAGGTCTATATCAATTAAACCAGGCGTTTCTCAATATCTCATTAGAATACTGGGATGATAGGAGTCAAGGACATATCCTACCTCGGAGTGAATCTGGATTGAGTTCGGATTATATAACGATTAAAGTACCATCGTGTACCATTGGTAAAACAGTTATTGACGTAGATTTACCCTCGGTAACGATGGCGCAATTGCCTGTACCTGGTTCTACGGCGGCAGAAAAAGAATTTAATATACCTTTAACTTGTGAGGCTGATGCCAAGGTTTATGTAACTTTGCAAAAAAGAATGCAAGGCGCTGTTAGAAATCATCCAGATATTATCAAGAATAAGATGGGTGATAATATGGCTAAGGGAGTGGGTATTCAAATTTTGAATAATAAGTCTGAGCCTATTACCCTTGGTAAAAAAATCCAATATTTTGAGAAAACGAAAGCAGGGGCTAATTTTATTTCTTTAATAGCCCGTTATTATCGTTATGCTGATGATCGTCATTTTAAGACAGGGGACGTCAATGTGTCAGCGACATTCACCGTGAGTTATCAATAA
- a CDS encoding flagella synthesis protein FlgN → MEELQLLLEQQSAHLNSLSQTMAEEQRILSEGFIEANHLHRITEQKTFLLSALDHAERKRQYLNETLRIKPPYTRHERLAILWEQINQTVERIRDLNAHNGFLLNQHVELNSKAITFLKSHHSPSLYGADGQARRNSALSGHKISV, encoded by the coding sequence ATGGAAGAACTTCAACTTTTGCTTGAACAGCAAAGTGCGCACCTAAACTCGCTTTCGCAAACGATGGCCGAAGAACAACGCATATTGAGCGAAGGTTTTATTGAAGCGAATCATTTACATCGGATAACGGAACAAAAAACGTTTTTGCTTTCGGCACTTGATCACGCAGAACGAAAGCGCCAGTACTTAAATGAAACGTTGAGAATAAAGCCCCCTTATACCCGCCATGAAAGACTGGCGATATTATGGGAGCAAATTAACCAGACAGTTGAACGTATTCGTGATTTAAATGCGCATAATGGTTTTCTGCTGAATCAACATGTTGAGTTGAACAGTAAGGCGATTACTTTTCTGAAAAGTCACCACAGCCCTTCTCTTTATGGTGCAGATGGTCAGGCCCGACGTAATTCAGCGCTATCAGGCCATAAGATCAGCGTTTAA